A genomic segment from Coleofasciculus chthonoplastes PCC 7420 encodes:
- a CDS encoding GAF domain-containing protein, which produces MYGADFQDKMNAAPTFPVSATPAPVSDGSAKTGSWWGRLSLSTKATILAVTLSVVPVLGIGTVDYVLVNQTIKEEIAQDKSSKTLSNLLWGTGITALLAGVVAVLLAKRAVEPILEASSAVQKLAQGDLDTRLHVAGDDELASLGSSINRMVSQVQTLLEEQKASALALRTYAETVNAASRGDKQFLFDRAVTEAKKQLNADRVVIYGFEPDWSGSIVAESVDPGWPRALMDKITDPCIPRKILEEYRQGRVVPTSNVQQTGYSPDHLQLLARLSVKSNLVVPIVSGDVLIGLLVAHQCANTRVWQPSEIDFLKELATQVGLSLSSITLASSKTAEAERVQRWNDIIPRIRQSLKAEEILETAVTAVREALLTDRVLIFRFDDANSGTFVSEAVAPGWSKVRGQSFKAADKDGDIAEVYSDGQIRIGDNLDDKSRDDWEYTMLSELSVKAYMMAPIIREGKVYGLLCGHQCSKPRIWLEAETELFSQIADQVGFALDQAALLEQQATATELAQQLNDITSNIRESFNVEEIYEAAITGVRQTLGTDRAVVYLFDANWQGTIVAESVGRTFPKALGANIADPCFADQYVEKYKRGFVSSNENIYEANLNQCYLGQLEPFKVKANLVAPILAEGNLLGLLVTHQCSSSRRWQEAEINFFKQVAIQVGFALDQANLLEQREQARIEAELASQEQRQQKESLQLQLLELLSDVEGAARGDLTVRADVTVGEIGTVADFFNAVIESLRGIVTQVKTAATQVNTSLGENEGAIRQLSEEALKQAEETTRTLDSVEQMTRSIQQVAENARQAAAVARTASTTAEAGGLAMDRSVKNILGLRETVAETAKKVKRLGESSQQISKVVSLINQIALQTNLLAINAGIEAARAGEEGQGFAVVAEEVGELAARSAAATREIEQIVDNIQQETASVVEAMELGTSQVVEGTHLVEDAKQSLSQILEVSRQIDQLVQSISTATVSQAETSQAITELMKDIAALSERTSNSTRQVASSLQDTVGIAEELQASVGAFNVGTEG; this is translated from the coding sequence ATGTACGGTGCTGACTTTCAGGATAAAATGAATGCGGCTCCGACGTTTCCTGTCAGTGCAACTCCTGCACCTGTAAGCGACGGGTCTGCTAAAACGGGTTCCTGGTGGGGGCGGCTTTCATTATCGACTAAAGCTACAATTTTGGCGGTTACGCTTAGTGTGGTTCCTGTTCTGGGAATTGGGACTGTTGACTATGTTTTGGTTAACCAAACGATTAAGGAAGAAATTGCCCAAGATAAGTCGAGCAAAACGCTGTCAAACCTGCTGTGGGGAACGGGGATAACGGCGTTGTTGGCGGGTGTGGTGGCTGTGTTGCTGGCTAAACGTGCGGTTGAACCCATTCTTGAGGCGTCCAGCGCGGTTCAGAAACTGGCTCAAGGGGATTTGGATACCCGTCTCCATGTCGCAGGAGATGATGAACTTGCCAGTTTGGGGTCTAGTATTAATCGCATGGTTTCTCAGGTTCAGACGCTTCTGGAAGAGCAAAAAGCGTCCGCCCTGGCGCTACGAACCTATGCTGAAACGGTGAATGCGGCGAGTCGAGGGGATAAGCAGTTTCTGTTTGATCGGGCGGTTACGGAAGCTAAAAAACAACTGAATGCGGATCGGGTGGTAATCTATGGGTTTGAACCGGATTGGAGTGGTAGTATTGTTGCTGAATCCGTTGATCCCGGTTGGCCCAGGGCGCTGATGGATAAAATTACAGACCCCTGTATTCCTCGAAAAATTCTAGAAGAGTATCGCCAAGGGCGGGTTGTCCCGACATCTAATGTTCAGCAAACGGGTTATTCTCCGGATCATCTCCAGCTTTTAGCCCGACTGTCGGTAAAATCGAATTTGGTTGTGCCGATTGTATCAGGTGATGTTCTGATTGGTCTATTGGTTGCTCATCAATGCGCTAATACCCGTGTGTGGCAACCGTCGGAAATTGATTTCCTCAAAGAGTTAGCGACTCAAGTGGGTCTTTCTTTAAGTAGTATTACTCTGGCGTCATCGAAAACGGCTGAAGCTGAACGAGTGCAGCGCTGGAATGATATTATTCCCCGGATTCGCCAGTCGCTCAAAGCTGAGGAGATTCTGGAAACGGCGGTAACGGCGGTTCGTGAAGCCCTTTTGACGGATCGGGTGCTGATTTTCCGCTTTGATGATGCTAACAGTGGTACGTTTGTTTCCGAAGCCGTAGCCCCCGGTTGGAGCAAAGTTCGGGGACAATCGTTTAAAGCGGCAGACAAGGACGGGGATATCGCTGAAGTCTACAGCGATGGACAGATTCGTATCGGTGATAACCTTGATGATAAAAGCCGCGATGATTGGGAGTACACCATGCTCTCGGAACTGTCGGTTAAGGCTTATATGATGGCTCCGATTATCCGAGAGGGTAAAGTTTATGGCTTACTTTGTGGTCACCAGTGTTCCAAACCCCGCATCTGGCTAGAGGCAGAAACGGAGCTATTCTCCCAAATTGCTGACCAAGTTGGCTTTGCTCTCGACCAAGCGGCGCTGTTGGAACAGCAAGCAACGGCTACTGAACTGGCTCAGCAACTTAACGATATTACGTCTAATATTCGGGAGTCGTTCAATGTTGAAGAAATCTATGAGGCGGCGATTACAGGGGTGCGCCAAACCTTAGGCACTGACCGAGCGGTTGTGTATCTGTTTGATGCTAACTGGCAAGGTACTATTGTGGCTGAATCTGTGGGGCGTACCTTCCCCAAAGCTCTGGGTGCCAATATTGCTGATCCCTGTTTTGCGGATCAATATGTGGAAAAGTACAAGCGGGGTTTTGTCAGTAGTAATGAAAACATTTATGAGGCGAACTTGAACCAATGTTACCTGGGTCAGCTTGAACCGTTCAAGGTTAAGGCGAATTTGGTCGCGCCGATTCTGGCAGAGGGGAATTTACTGGGGCTGTTGGTTACTCATCAATGTTCTAGTTCGCGCCGTTGGCAGGAGGCGGAGATTAATTTCTTTAAGCAGGTGGCGATTCAAGTGGGTTTTGCTCTTGACCAAGCTAATCTGTTGGAACAGCGGGAACAAGCCCGGATTGAGGCGGAGTTGGCTTCTCAGGAACAGCGTCAACAGAAGGAATCGCTTCAGCTTCAGCTTTTGGAGTTGCTTTCTGATGTGGAAGGGGCTGCCCGAGGGGATTTGACGGTGCGGGCGGATGTGACTGTGGGTGAAATTGGTACGGTAGCCGACTTTTTCAATGCCGTTATTGAAAGTCTGCGGGGAATTGTTACGCAAGTGAAAACGGCGGCGACTCAGGTGAATACGTCCTTGGGTGAAAATGAAGGGGCAATTCGTCAATTGTCGGAGGAGGCGCTGAAACAGGCGGAGGAAACGACTCGCACTCTGGATTCGGTTGAGCAAATGACTCGTTCGATTCAACAGGTGGCTGAGAATGCTCGTCAAGCGGCGGCTGTGGCTCGCACGGCTTCAACGACGGCTGAAGCTGGGGGACTGGCTATGGATCGTTCGGTGAAGAATATTCTGGGATTGCGAGAAACTGTAGCAGAAACGGCGAAGAAAGTCAAGCGGTTGGGTGAATCGTCCCAACAGATTTCTAAGGTGGTGTCTTTGATTAACCAAATTGCGCTGCAAACGAATTTATTGGCGATTAACGCCGGGATTGAGGCGGCTCGAGCGGGGGAAGAAGGTCAAGGGTTTGCTGTGGTTGCTGAGGAAGTTGGGGAATTGGCGGCTCGCTCGGCGGCGGCGACACGAGAGATTGAACAGATTGTGGATAATATCCAACAAGAAACGGCGTCTGTGGTTGAGGCGATGGAGTTGGGTACGTCTCAGGTGGTGGAAGGGACGCATCTGGTTGAGGATGCGAAGCAGAGTTTGAGTCAAATTTTAGAGGTGTCTCGCCAGATTGACCAGTTGGTGCAGTCGATTTCGACGGCTACGGTGTCTCAAGCGGAAACTAGCCAAGCGATTACTGAGTTGATGAAGGATATTGCTGCTCTTTCTGAACGCACGTCGAATTCGACTCGTCAAGTGGCTAGTTCTCTTCAAGATACTGTGGGGATTGCTGAGGAATTACAGGCATCTGTGGGCGCGTTCAACGTTGGTACAGAAGGGTAA
- a CDS encoding hybrid sensor histidine kinase/response regulator, protein MSQDKELEIQLQFLEEAQEYLDTIESALLGLAGNHIESQQMDSILRAAHSVKGGAGMMGYQTLSHLAHRLEDSFKVMKVQRNSLNVDAELEGLLLGAVDRLSSVLSLNRQGTDADPDWVSTQATPVFDQLHERLGDPVEEDANSMLGAEDGTNVAALLFETEVEGCLARLESVVEDPQAPCLEEEVSILAQELGGLGEMLQLEAFSSLCESVVQSLEAAPNQVREIAKAALQAWRRSQALVLVNQVGSLPTHIEVPGVVVTPTSTPTPATELVEEDWVAEFDSYTSDTEFVEEAQTAAEFDYTSDTEFVEAAGTAAEFDYTSDTEFVEAAGTAAEFDIHTPDTEFVEAAGTAAEFDIHTPDTEAAEPLVSDEGIFEPTATTSFSGSLSRTVDRDAGVERADEVRWQEVKASSNQAERATKDSPENTVRIPVRQLDRLNDLFGELTIERNGLSLHLARLRTLMEKLSRRVNHLEQSNVRLRTTYDTVATGVSSVPAGLKSLVNSRSAKPGGSWRPTQVQSLTGFPDENVSSGEPGDSLQDISSAFDALEMDHYSDLHLLSMEVMETIVQIQEVTSDIELSLEDTDGTVRELNQTAKQLQTNLTRVRMRPLSDLVGRFQRALRDLALQHGKEVELKVSGKGTLIDRSILEALSDPLMHLVRNAFDHGIEKPDIRQSQGKPAQGTIEIKAAHRGNQTIITISDDGNGINLDKIRARAEQMGLDAELLAAASEDELLSLIFEPGFSTAERVTDLSGRGVGMDVVRNNLKQIRGDIRVDTQPGQGTTFTLTVPFTLSVARVLLVESNHTMLAFPTDVIEEMLLLDEEQILRTPGSEVLKWEEEMIPLIRLGTWLRFNCSRKITTPEGVPSISEPTVLMISPGDQLIALQVDRCWGEQEVAIRQVEGPLSMPAGFASCTILGDGKVVPLVDAASLLRWMRSERTPDTDGSLVEQLPQLDAPSREQPLNVATPQPQRDTVLVVDDSINVRRFLALALEKAGYLVEQAKDGQDAVEKLLGGLQVQAVICDIEMPRLDGYGFLARIKSDPAFSDLPVSMLTSRTGEKHRQLAMTLGASGYFSKPYNERELLDTLEQLIRGKVPV, encoded by the coding sequence ATGTCACAGGACAAGGAACTTGAAATTCAGCTCCAGTTTCTCGAAGAAGCCCAGGAATATCTGGATACTATTGAATCGGCACTCCTGGGTTTAGCTGGGAACCATATTGAGAGTCAGCAAATGGATTCGATTTTGCGGGCGGCTCATTCGGTTAAGGGGGGTGCGGGAATGATGGGGTATCAGACGTTGAGTCATCTGGCTCACCGTCTGGAGGATTCGTTTAAGGTGATGAAGGTTCAGAGGAATTCCTTGAATGTGGATGCTGAACTTGAGGGCTTGTTGTTGGGGGCGGTGGATCGTCTCTCCAGCGTGCTTTCTCTTAATCGCCAGGGAACGGATGCTGACCCTGATTGGGTTTCGACTCAAGCGACGCCGGTTTTTGATCAGCTACATGAACGTCTGGGTGATCCGGTTGAGGAAGACGCCAACAGTATGCTGGGGGCGGAAGATGGTACGAATGTTGCGGCTTTACTGTTTGAAACTGAGGTGGAGGGGTGTCTGGCTCGGTTGGAATCGGTGGTGGAGGACCCCCAAGCGCCTTGCTTAGAGGAAGAGGTTTCGATTCTTGCCCAAGAGTTGGGGGGGTTGGGCGAGATGCTACAGCTGGAGGCTTTTAGTAGCTTGTGTGAGTCTGTGGTTCAAAGCCTGGAAGCTGCTCCCAATCAGGTTCGAGAGATTGCTAAGGCGGCGCTTCAAGCTTGGCGGCGATCGCAAGCGCTGGTTTTGGTGAATCAAGTTGGTAGCTTGCCGACTCATATCGAAGTGCCGGGAGTTGTTGTAACACCGACGAGTACACCGACGCCTGCTACTGAGTTGGTGGAAGAGGATTGGGTTGCTGAGTTTGACAGTTATACCTCAGACACTGAGTTTGTTGAAGAAGCACAAACGGCGGCTGAGTTTGACTATACCTCAGACACTGAGTTTGTGGAAGCGGCGGGAACAGCGGCTGAGTTTGACTATACCTCAGACACTGAGTTTGTTGAAGCGGCGGGAACGGCGGCTGAGTTTGACATTCATACCCCAGATACTGAGTTTGTGGAAGCGGCGGGAACGGCGGCTGAGTTTGACATTCATACCCCAGATACTGAAGCTGCCGAACCGTTGGTTAGTGACGAGGGTATTTTTGAGCCAACGGCTACAACGTCCTTCAGTGGTTCTCTGTCGAGAACTGTCGATCGCGATGCTGGCGTGGAAAGAGCCGATGAGGTGAGATGGCAAGAGGTGAAAGCCTCGTCGAATCAAGCAGAAAGAGCGACTAAGGATTCTCCAGAAAATACTGTCCGTATTCCAGTTCGGCAATTGGATCGGCTTAACGATCTGTTTGGAGAACTGACCATTGAGCGTAATGGTCTTAGTTTACACTTGGCTCGTTTGCGTACTTTGATGGAAAAACTCAGCCGCCGAGTTAACCATCTGGAGCAATCGAATGTTCGCCTGCGTACCACCTATGATACTGTTGCCACAGGGGTCAGTTCTGTGCCAGCGGGGTTAAAATCCCTGGTGAATTCTCGCTCCGCAAAACCGGGCGGTTCATGGCGTCCAACCCAGGTGCAAAGTCTGACGGGTTTCCCTGATGAGAATGTTTCCAGCGGTGAACCTGGAGACAGTCTGCAAGATATCAGCAGCGCTTTTGATGCTTTGGAAATGGACCATTACAGCGACTTACATTTGCTGTCGATGGAAGTGATGGAAACGATTGTCCAGATTCAGGAAGTCACGTCTGATATTGAACTGAGTCTGGAAGATACTGACGGAACGGTTCGCGAACTTAACCAAACGGCTAAGCAGCTACAAACGAATCTGACTCGGGTTCGGATGCGTCCTTTGTCGGATTTGGTGGGGCGATTTCAACGCGCTTTACGGGATCTGGCGTTACAGCATGGGAAAGAGGTTGAACTTAAGGTTTCTGGGAAGGGGACTCTGATTGATCGCAGTATTTTGGAGGCGCTCTCAGATCCGTTGATGCACCTGGTTCGCAATGCGTTTGACCACGGGATTGAGAAACCTGATATTCGTCAGTCTCAAGGGAAACCGGCTCAGGGGACGATTGAAATTAAAGCGGCTCACCGGGGGAACCAGACGATTATTACGATTAGTGATGATGGGAATGGGATTAATCTGGATAAAATCCGGGCAAGGGCTGAACAAATGGGGTTGGATGCGGAACTGCTGGCGGCGGCGAGTGAGGATGAGTTGCTCTCGCTGATTTTTGAACCGGGTTTTAGTACGGCTGAACGGGTGACTGACCTGTCGGGTCGAGGTGTGGGGATGGATGTGGTGCGTAATAATCTTAAGCAAATCCGGGGGGATATTCGGGTTGATACTCAACCGGGTCAGGGGACAACGTTTACGCTGACGGTGCCGTTTACTTTGTCTGTGGCACGGGTTCTGTTGGTTGAGAGTAATCATACTATGTTGGCGTTTCCGACGGATGTGATTGAGGAAATGCTTTTACTGGATGAGGAGCAGATTTTGAGGACTCCGGGTAGTGAGGTTCTTAAGTGGGAAGAGGAGATGATTCCTCTGATTCGTTTGGGTACGTGGTTAAGGTTTAATTGCTCGCGTAAAATAACGACTCCGGAAGGTGTACCGAGTATTAGTGAGCCAACGGTGCTGATGATTAGTCCTGGGGATCAGTTGATTGCGCTACAGGTGGATCGCTGTTGGGGTGAGCAGGAGGTGGCGATTCGCCAAGTGGAAGGTCCTCTTTCTATGCCGGCTGGGTTTGCTAGTTGTACGATTCTGGGTGATGGTAAGGTTGTGCCGCTGGTGGATGCGGCTTCATTGCTGCGCTGGATGAGGAGTGAGCGCACGCCGGACACGGATGGGTCACTGGTGGAGCAGTTGCCTCAATTGGATGCGCCTAGTCGTGAGCAGCCACTCAATGTGGCGACGCCTCAACCCCAGAGAGATACGGTTCTGGTGGTTGATGATTCGATTAATGTGCGCCGATTTTTAGCGTTGGCTTTGGAAAAGGCTGGGTATTTGGTGGAACAAGCCAAAGATGGTCAAGATGCTGTGGAAAAACTGTTGGGGGGGTTACAGGTGCAGGCGGTTATTTGTGATATTGAGATGCCTCGCCTGGATGGTTACGGCTTTTTGGCTCGGATCAAGTCTGACCCGGCTTTCAGCGATTTACCGGTTTCGATGCTGACGTCTCGAACTGGGGAGAAACATCGCCAGTTAGCGATGACGTTGGGTGCAAGTGGCTATTTTTCTAAGCCTTACAATGAGCGTGAGTTATTAGATACTCTAGAGCAGTTAATTCGGGGCAAGGTTCCGGTTTGA
- a CDS encoding response regulator, whose protein sequence is MNTVSMASYRSSQRLNPLSLLAQLSSRQANGCLQISSGSVSWSIHLEQGKLIYASDSVDPFERLDRHLRQLSREIPTLVSAVRVQVRLLFESDLESQSSQNPDYQAINWLVNQQYLNSAQAATLIEELAEEVIRSLLPVREGTYQLIPQDNFEDLPKFCRIELRTLVERCHEQLRRQQSSESVNAASSTPANASAQTSTPAKLELIQKPSQNLANKSANTSGAAGATQTTAKKKTTYTIACIDDSTTVLNAINSFLDDKSFSVVMINDPVRALMQVVRIKPDLILLDVEMPNLDGYELCSLLRKHSLFKTTPIIMVTGHTGFLDRAKAKLVRASGYLTKPFNQSELLKMVFKHLS, encoded by the coding sequence ATGAACACCGTTTCTATGGCTAGCTATAGATCTTCCCAAAGGCTAAACCCGCTCTCGTTATTAGCACAATTATCTAGTCGCCAGGCTAATGGTTGTTTACAAATATCGAGTGGATCTGTTTCTTGGTCAATCCATCTAGAACAGGGTAAACTAATCTATGCTTCAGATTCAGTTGATCCATTCGAGCGACTTGACCGCCATTTGCGTCAGCTTTCTCGTGAAATTCCGACACTTGTCAGTGCTGTTCGGGTTCAGGTTCGCTTGCTATTTGAATCTGATTTAGAGAGTCAGTCGAGTCAAAATCCGGATTACCAAGCGATTAACTGGTTAGTCAATCAACAGTATCTCAACTCAGCCCAAGCCGCAACTCTCATCGAAGAGTTAGCGGAAGAAGTCATTCGTTCGCTGCTTCCGGTTAGAGAAGGAACTTACCAATTAATTCCTCAAGATAATTTTGAGGATTTGCCTAAGTTCTGTCGCATTGAGCTACGAACACTGGTTGAACGCTGTCACGAACAATTGCGACGCCAGCAGTCTTCAGAATCCGTTAATGCGGCGTCTAGCACTCCGGCTAATGCTTCGGCTCAAACGAGTACTCCTGCTAAGTTAGAGTTAATTCAAAAACCTAGCCAAAATTTAGCTAATAAATCGGCTAATACGAGCGGCGCGGCGGGTGCAACTCAAACTACTGCCAAGAAGAAAACTACCTACACGATTGCTTGTATTGATGATAGTACAACGGTCTTGAATGCGATTAATTCTTTTTTGGATGATAAAAGCTTCTCGGTGGTGATGATTAATGACCCAGTAAGGGCATTAATGCAGGTTGTCCGGATTAAGCCTGACCTGATTTTGCTGGATGTGGAAATGCCTAATTTAGATGGCTATGAATTATGTTCTCTGTTGCGGAAGCATTCGCTGTTTAAGACAACTCCCATCATCATGGTAACGGGTCATACTGGGTTTCTAGACCGAGCTAAGGCGAAGTTAGTCCGGGCATCGGGCTACTTGACTAAACCGTTTAACCAATCCGAATTACTAAAGATGGTGTTTAAACACTTATCTTAG
- a CDS encoding chemotaxis protein CheW, with product MPDLPTLTSTLALLPKKPLHPKNQGDTYLKFQLGEKTSAVLSMSRAQEVIVLPPGRLTPMPNMPPYVLGLLNRRSRVLWVIDLGKMLGLPEVLTNVQQYSIIIIRNSSGALGLVVQTVEGVVRLTPDSIQSPHGQVSSSLVPYLRGCTLQEREILLVLDTEAIMGYAQR from the coding sequence ATGCCGGATTTACCTACTCTGACCAGTACACTCGCTCTTTTACCGAAAAAACCCCTGCATCCGAAAAATCAGGGAGATACTTATCTTAAGTTTCAGTTAGGTGAAAAAACATCGGCTGTTTTGTCAATGAGTCGGGCGCAGGAAGTTATTGTTTTGCCACCGGGACGATTGACACCAATGCCCAATATGCCTCCTTATGTTTTGGGATTGCTGAATCGGCGTTCTCGCGTTTTGTGGGTGATTGATTTGGGGAAGATGTTAGGGTTACCAGAAGTTCTAACGAATGTTCAGCAATACAGCATCATCATTATCCGCAATAGTTCAGGGGCTTTAGGGCTAGTTGTGCAAACGGTTGAAGGTGTGGTGCGTCTGACACCGGATTCGATTCAATCGCCGCATGGTCAAGTGTCATCGAGTTTGGTTCCTTATTTACGCGGATGTACTTTACAAGAGCGAGAAATTTTATTGGTTCTGGATACTGAGGCGATTATGGGTTACGCGCAGCGATAA
- a CDS encoding response regulator gives MSTTLMGTILIVEDTLSELELMSHYLRESGYNVINAIGAKEALNKVLEQKPDVIVTDVVMPGMSGFELCRRLKTHPVTEKIPIVICSSKNQEIDRLWGMKQGADAYLTKPFTREQILRAIKSVAL, from the coding sequence ATGAGTACAACGTTGATGGGTACAATTTTGATTGTAGAAGATACTTTATCTGAACTGGAATTAATGAGCCATTATCTTCGAGAAAGTGGCTATAACGTTATCAATGCTATTGGTGCTAAAGAAGCGCTGAATAAGGTGTTGGAGCAAAAGCCAGATGTAATTGTTACGGATGTGGTTATGCCAGGGATGAGCGGTTTTGAGCTATGTCGTAGGTTGAAGACTCATCCGGTTACGGAAAAGATTCCTATCGTCATTTGTTCATCTAAAAATCAGGAAATTGATCGCCTTTGGGGGATGAAACAAGGTGCTGATGCCTACCTGACTAAACCCTTTACTCGCGAACAAATTCTACGTGCCATTAAATCCGTCGCTCTGTAG
- a CDS encoding glycosyltransferase, with protein MTSPSSKSKSKLSRTRFWISPQKREQLTHWLVDHLPHAFDQFFQWLSNNQILLLIGSLVLLLHPLITARPAIWQQALVTALLLAVGRLALQMEGQKPTKKKSEYIHLFLVLLSLVTTVRYLYYRVNYTLNLDDWLNGIFSLLLFVAELYAILTLVLAYFQTLKIKDRQPVDLSLYPEEQWPKVDIYIPTYNEDVEIVRKTTLCALAIDYPADKKKVYVLDDGRAEKYKARRAELRKTCEELGAIMLTRDNNDHAKAGNINTAFRRTTGDLVLILDCDHMPVKQFLKHTVGFFFDPQVAFVQTPHWFFNPDPFERNLLTKGKIPVGNELFYKVLQKGNDFWNAAFFCGSAAVIRKEYALQIGGIATETVTEDCHTAFRLHSLGYKSFYYDKIMVAGLAPEKFSAYVGQQVRWARGMAQILRLENPLINPKLNLTIPQRICYFSATSHFFYGYPRMMYALAPPLFLLFGINSVKGLGLETLCYALPHIILSMQTNHIPYKHVRFSFWNEIFEFAMSFQAGIVTLLAVVNPGLGSFNVTDKGLSVTKRSFDFESVRYLVIVSAIASASLLTLPFWLILSPEDTQAVLINALWCIFNLFLLLAAVLVAFEQPQLRRAHRLQRKLTAIIHSGGSSWTGETIDVSETGAQILLDEWPNIPDEVKIELVGDYGARVLLNARVLRAMATSKLQAKIFVDFISLSRTQIDDLTLVIFSDVKEWFSQSRVEEDNPWESLKFIVTSIKRVFVEFRPAIAEKMGVKSTVRKQVQAVAQLYWDGWEGHSYTARVMEIGTQDLRLEFDEHHILNLETMQQTRPLIGLLVSQEKNAPQPQSLLAQVEMIEELVPTPTGGRLEQVTNAPTYRIAMELSFPESLKRQQQPKIQRLLKTLE; from the coding sequence ATGACGAGTCCATCCTCAAAAAGTAAGTCCAAGCTCAGTCGTACACGCTTTTGGATTTCGCCACAAAAGCGTGAACAATTAACCCATTGGTTGGTAGACCACCTACCGCACGCCTTTGACCAATTTTTTCAGTGGCTTTCTAACAATCAGATCCTCTTACTAATTGGGTCACTGGTGTTATTGCTACATCCCTTAATCACGGCTCGTCCGGCAATCTGGCAACAAGCCTTGGTTACTGCCCTGCTGCTGGCGGTGGGTCGTCTTGCCCTACAGATGGAAGGACAAAAGCCTACTAAAAAAAAGAGTGAGTATATTCACTTATTTTTAGTGTTACTGAGTCTAGTCACCACGGTGCGCTATCTCTATTACCGCGTTAACTATACCCTGAATCTGGATGACTGGCTCAATGGCATATTCAGTTTATTGTTATTTGTGGCGGAACTTTACGCTATTCTGACTCTTGTTCTTGCCTATTTTCAAACGCTCAAAATTAAAGACCGCCAACCTGTTGACCTTTCCCTGTATCCTGAAGAACAATGGCCCAAGGTTGATATTTATATTCCGACGTATAACGAAGATGTGGAAATTGTTCGCAAAACGACGCTGTGCGCTCTCGCTATTGATTATCCTGCGGACAAAAAAAAGGTGTATGTTTTAGATGATGGCAGAGCCGAAAAGTATAAAGCCCGTCGCGCTGAGTTACGCAAAACCTGTGAGGAACTGGGCGCAATTATGTTGACGCGGGATAATAATGACCATGCTAAAGCGGGGAATATTAATACGGCGTTTCGCCGGACAACGGGCGATTTGGTGTTAATTCTTGATTGTGACCACATGCCCGTCAAACAATTTTTGAAGCATACGGTTGGCTTCTTTTTTGATCCCCAAGTGGCTTTTGTCCAGACGCCTCACTGGTTCTTTAACCCTGACCCGTTTGAGCGGAATTTGTTAACTAAGGGTAAGATTCCGGTGGGGAATGAGTTGTTTTATAAGGTGCTGCAAAAGGGGAATGATTTTTGGAATGCGGCGTTTTTTTGTGGTTCGGCGGCGGTTATTCGTAAAGAGTATGCGCTGCAAATCGGTGGGATTGCGACAGAAACGGTGACTGAGGACTGTCACACGGCATTCCGGTTACATTCGCTGGGGTATAAGTCGTTCTATTATGACAAGATTATGGTCGCGGGTTTAGCGCCGGAGAAGTTTTCGGCTTATGTGGGTCAACAAGTGCGTTGGGCGCGGGGTATGGCTCAGATTCTGCGCTTGGAGAATCCGCTGATTAACCCGAAACTGAATTTGACGATTCCTCAGCGGATTTGTTATTTCAGTGCTACATCGCATTTTTTCTATGGCTATCCCCGTATGATGTATGCTCTGGCGCCGCCGCTGTTTTTGTTGTTTGGGATTAATTCGGTTAAAGGTTTGGGGCTAGAAACTCTATGTTATGCGCTGCCTCACATTATTTTGTCGATGCAGACGAATCATATTCCTTATAAGCATGTGCGTTTTTCGTTCTGGAATGAGATTTTTGAGTTTGCGATGTCATTCCAGGCGGGGATTGTTACGCTTTTGGCTGTCGTGAATCCTGGACTGGGGTCGTTTAATGTGACGGATAAAGGGCTTTCGGTGACGAAGCGCAGCTTTGATTTTGAGTCGGTGCGGTATCTGGTGATTGTCAGTGCGATCGCTTCGGCATCTTTGCTTACTTTACCGTTTTGGCTGATTCTGAGTCCAGAAGATACTCAAGCAGTTCTAATCAATGCGTTGTGGTGTATTTTTAATTTGTTTTTGCTATTAGCAGCGGTGCTGGTGGCATTTGAGCAACCCCAACTTCGGCGGGCGCACCGTCTACAACGGAAGTTGACCGCGATTATTCATAGTGGGGGTAGCAGTTGGACGGGTGAGACGATTGATGTGAGTGAAACCGGTGCCCAGATTCTGCTGGATGAGTGGCCCAATATTCCGGATGAAGTCAAGATTGAGTTGGTGGGAGATTACGGGGCGCGGGTGTTACTGAATGCTCGGGTACTGCGGGCGATGGCGACGAGTAAACTTCAGGCGAAGATTTTTGTTGATTTTATCAGTCTTAGCCGTACTCAAATTGATGATTTGACGTTGGTGATTTTTTCGGATGTGAAGGAGTGGTTTTCCCAAAGCCGTGTGGAGGAGGATAATCCTTGGGAATCCCTGAAGTTTATTGTGACTTCGATTAAGCGTGTCTTTGTGGAATTCCGTCCGGCGATTGCGGAGAAGATGGGTGTTAAAAGTACAGTACGGAAACAAGTTCAGGCTGTGGCGCAGCTTTACTGGGATGGGTGGGAAGGTCATTCGTATACGGCTAGAGTGATGGAAATCGGGACTCAGGATTTAAGATTGGAATTCGATGAACACCATATTTTGAATCTGGAAACCATGCAGCAAACTCGACCGCTGATTGGTTTACTGGTGAGTCAAGAGAAAAATGCCCCTCAGCCTCAGAGTTTGTTGGCTCAGGTGGAAATGATCGAAGAATTGGTGCCAACGCCGACTGGAGGGCGATTGGAACAGGTTACTAATGCACCGACTTACCGAATTGCTATGGAGTTAAGTTTTCCGGAATCATTAAAACGGCAGCAGCAACCCAAAATTCAACGGCTTTTGAAAACACTTGAATAA